ATGAGATCGCCGCTTTCTGGACGCCGGAGCGTATGGCGGCGGCCGTCGATCTCGACTTCGCGAGGCCCGCGGGTGCGTCCGCGTCGCCGAGTGCGGCGCCGAAGCCCAGCGGGCCGTCGGGTTCCATCGCCCCGAAGGCACCGACCACCGCGGGCACCGATGAGGTGGGGACTCTGCTCAACGAGTCGCAGGCCGTCGGGAAGGTTTACTTCACCACCCCCGGCGGCGGTCTGGCTTCCTGCTCGGCCAGCACCGTCTCCAGTGGCAAGCGGCGCTTGGTCATGACCGCCGGGCACTGCGTGCACCAAGGCGCTGGCGGCACCTGGTACAGCAACTGGCAGTTCGTCCCCCGCTACCGCAGTGGGGCACGCCCGTTCGGCACGTGGGTCGCCTTGTCGCTGTCAACCCGCACCGCGTGGGCCAACAGCAGCAGCTTCAGCGAGGACATGGGCATCGCCGTCATGAACACCAACGGCTTCGGCCAGCGGATCGTTGACGTGGTCGGCGGCCAAGGTCTCCGCTGGAACTGGGGCTACAACGTCAACGTCACCGCCCTCGGCTACCCATCCAACCTCGGCGGCGG
This sequence is a window from Micromonospora sp. NBRC 110009. Protein-coding genes within it:
- a CDS encoding trypsin-like serine peptidase; translated protein: MSRLSSRVAPGQGRENVVKPAKQWPAVSGLVLTLVFAGASAAEAKPPAGDRLGNTTTVARTHDGRAVTSAAVANEIAAFWTPERMAAAVDLDFARPAGASASPSAAPKPSGPSGSIAPKAPTTAGTDEVGTLLNESQAVGKVYFTTPGGGLASCSASTVSSGKRRLVMTAGHCVHQGAGGTWYSNWQFVPRYRSGARPFGTWVALSLSTRTAWANSSSFSEDMGIAVMNTNGFGQRIVDVVGGQGLRWNWGYNVNVTALGYPSNLGGGEIQYYCQSSTWWAHDQVIRMWCNMTYGSSGGPWLQEYNDTNGLGYINSVVSHGDNPGNGQFDGPYFDNDIKSLYDFAESTSP